The Candidatus Scalindua japonica genome contains a region encoding:
- the menC gene encoding o-succinylbenzoate synthase, whose amino-acid sequence MSFLLRPYYLISTAYSLIFFKEQNIRIEQLEIREINLPLVHYFETSFGRTEKRRILLTKVYCNGAVGYGECTTGEKPFFSHETVNTAWIIIKDILAPIAIGKEWKTPSEVGHYFKQIRGHQMARAAVENACWDMTARANKIALYELLGGTRKDIPCGVSIGIHDTPQQLLDKIRAEIEAGYQRIKIKIKPGWDYDILKLVRTTFPDITLTADANAAYSLADLNLLKRLDEFNLLMIEQPLSHDDIIDHSYLQRQINTDICLDEPITSLDKTRKAIELKSGRIINIKLGRVGGFSEAIKIHDYCYKHNIPVWCGGMLEAGIGRSHNIAMSTLPGFILPGDVSASERYYREDIIEPPVTVNKDGFIKIPRAPGTGYEPKEEYIESITVRKEVCSA is encoded by the coding sequence TTGAGCTTTCTTCTCCGCCCGTATTACTTAATAAGCACGGCCTATTCATTAATTTTTTTTAAGGAGCAAAATATTAGAATTGAACAGCTTGAAATACGGGAAATAAATCTACCCCTTGTTCACTATTTTGAAACCAGCTTTGGAAGGACTGAAAAACGCCGTATACTCTTGACAAAAGTATATTGTAATGGTGCCGTTGGTTATGGTGAATGTACAACCGGAGAAAAACCTTTTTTCTCTCATGAGACTGTAAATACTGCCTGGATTATTATCAAAGATATCTTAGCGCCAATCGCAATTGGAAAAGAGTGGAAAACACCATCAGAAGTTGGACATTATTTCAAACAAATCCGAGGGCATCAGATGGCACGCGCTGCAGTAGAAAATGCCTGTTGGGACATGACTGCAAGAGCCAACAAAATAGCCCTGTATGAATTGCTGGGTGGAACACGCAAAGATATCCCCTGTGGAGTATCTATAGGAATACATGACACCCCTCAGCAACTCTTAGATAAAATCAGGGCTGAAATCGAAGCCGGTTACCAGAGAATAAAGATTAAGATAAAACCGGGATGGGATTATGATATCCTTAAACTTGTCCGTACAACTTTTCCCGATATCACACTCACTGCAGACGCTAATGCCGCATATTCACTCGCTGACCTGAATCTTTTGAAACGCCTTGACGAATTTAATCTTCTCATGATAGAGCAGCCGTTAAGCCATGATGATATTATTGATCATTCATATTTACAAAGACAGATTAATACTGACATTTGCCTGGATGAACCGATTACCTCACTCGATAAAACTCGCAAGGCAATTGAATTAAAAAGTGGCAGGATTATCAACATAAAGCTGGGGCGTGTGGGCGGCTTCAGTGAGGCCATTAAGATACACGACTACTGCTATAAACACAATATTCCGGTCTGGTGCGGAGGGATGTTAGAGGCTGGCATTGGACGTTCCCATAATATAGCGATGTCAACACTCCCCGGTTTCATTCTGCCCGGTGATGTATCGGCAAGCGAGAGATACTATAGAGAGGACATCATCGAACCACCCGTCACCGTCAACAAAGATGGATTTATCAAGATACCACGGGCACCCGGAACCGGTTATGAACCAAAAGAGGAATATATCGAAAGCATTACCGTGAGGAAAGAAGTATGTTCTGCGTAG